CCCCGTGAACGACACCGCGTCGATCGCCTCGTGAGTCGAGAACGTCGTCCCGACCGTCCGACCGGGACCGGTGACCATGTTCAACGCGCCGTCGGGCAGGCCGGCCTCGTCCAGACACTCGACGAGTTGGCGTGCGACACTCGGCGCGATGGATGCCGGCTTGAAGGCGACGGTGGTGCCGGCCGCGAGGGCCGGCGCGATCTTCCAGGCCGGGATGGCGATGGGGTAGTTCCACGGCGTGATGAGCCCCGCGACGCCCACGGGTTCGTTGACCGTGTACAGCGTCTTCTCCGGGGCACTTGCGGGTTTGACCTCGCCGCCGACCTCGCTGGCCTTGGTCCCGTAGTAGGCGAAGATGTCGATGGCCCGCTGGACCTCACCGCTTGCCTCCGGGCGCGCCTTGCCCTCCTCGCGAACGAGGGTCTCGGTGATCTCCTCCTTGCGCGCGGCGAGGTTGTTCGAGGCCTCACGCAGGATGGCGCCCCGCTGTGGCCCCGGTGTGGTGCCCCACTCGTCCTGAGCGGCCGCCGCGGCCTCGACGGCCCGTTCGGCGTCGGCCGTCCCGGACTGCTGGTACCGGGCGACGACCTCCGAGGGGGCCGCAGGATTGTATGTCTCGTAGGTCTCGCCGGTTTCGGATTCGGTCCACGCTCCGTCGACGTAATTGTGGTACGTCTCTACCATTGGTAGGAGGGACTCGCCCCGACTACGAGAAGGTTTTGGTGACCGTCGGACAGCACGCACACGTGCTCGCGACGGCCGGGCGGCGAACTGGGCAGAACCCGGGTCGAGGGCCGAAGAGCGAGGCCAGCCGCGCTCGACGGCGGTTCGACCGAGTTCGGGGACATCCAGTGGTGGCCCCGGACCGCGAGAGTACGGGCGACCGAAGTTTCCCAACCGCGTATTCACCATGTGTGAACAGAGTTTCGAACTATCGTTCGTGAGGAATTCGGGTTTTCGTGACATATGTACGTTTGTTAGAGTGTCCGTCGTTGTTCGGGATTCGGATTTCAGTGACCGAGTTCGAACGCCTTCGTTTCGGGCGCGAAACGGCAGGATTCGGACGCTTGACGCTCTCTCAGATGGTACCGACGGAACTTCTCGTCTGTATGACTGAACGTTTACACTGACTGAACTACAGTTCTGACAGGGCAGACGACACGTGCTCAGAGAGCGACCGGCGTCGGGGTCCCGCTGCCGTAGCCGACCCCGACCACTCGGCCCCGACTGCCCAGGACCCGCCAGGCCGTCCGCAGGGAGGGCCGGAGCTGCGCCGCCTACCGGCGGGTCGGCCCGTCCGTCGTGGTCTGCGAGGACGAGCGTGACGTACGTAGCGACGTCGAAGATCCCGATTTCGTCCGAGGAGGCAGAGAAGCGAACTTCCTCGACTTCCGCGTCCGACGCGATAGTCCCCCGCGGGACGGGGGCCTGTCTGCTTTCAATCAACCGAGATACCCGTTCTACATGACAGGATAGGGGATACGGTGGGTCCGGGAGACGGGTCGTTCTGACCGTCTCAGCGTCGCGCAGTACTGCGGTTTTCGGCTCCCCTGTCGGGAGTATCGGGCAGCCCGGAGGAAGCATTCGTTCACACAGGGTGAACACGGGACGGGCGCCCGATCGAGAGCGGAAGGGAGCGGTTACCTGGAGGTGATCATCCCGTCTTTTAGTGGCCGGACGAACGGTATCGAGACCCGGCTGCCCGTGCAGTGAGAGTTGTAGAACGCGACGATGGTGTCCAGCGAGCGGGCCGCTTCGACGCCCGTGGACGGATTCTCGATGACCCCGTCGAGGACCGCGACGATGTCGCTGACGGCGTTGCACGCCCGCCGGTCGCCGTCGTCCCGCGTCCAGGCGTCCTCGATGCCCGGGAGCGGACGTGCTCGCCGCCCTCTGGCCGCCAGTAGCGACACTCGCCGTCGTCGTTGTTGCGGGAGACCTCCCCCTCGCTGGCGATGAAGTTCAGCGTCATCGAGGACTCGTTGGTCGGGCTTGGGCAGTCGACGGTCGTGAACGTCCCGTCGTCCGTGTGGCTAGAAATCACGTCGAGGTCCTCCTCGTCGTGCATCCCGAGGATGCCCATCCCGGGGACGTCCCCCCGTCCCGACGATACCGGCACTGTGAGTCATCTCACTCGTAGGTGTGGAGACTCCCCGTCTGGTTCTCCTCGATGTAGTCCCAGTCGTAGTCGACGCCCAGTCCCGGGCCCTCGGGCACCTCGACCATGCCGTTCTCGTCGACGGTGTCGATCATATCGGAGTAGTCGCCCTCGTAGACCGGCGGTTGCGTGTTGGGACAGTCGGGGTGCACCAGGGCGAGTTCGTAGTAGTTGGTGTTCCGGATGGCCGCGATGCAGTGCCGCTGTGCGGGGCCGGGCGCGTGGAACTCGACGTCAAGGCCGAACCCTTCCGCGACGTTGGCACGTTTCATCGCCCCGGTGATGCCGGCGTCGTACTCGGGGTCCGCCCGGAGGAAGTCCGTTGCCTCGTTGGCGACGAAGTCCGTCGCCGGTTCGAGCCCCCGGACGTGTTCCGTCTGGAGGATGGGGGTATCGAGCTTCTGACGGAGCTTGCGGTGGCCGTGCTGGGAGATGCCGCCGTCCCGGTACGGGTCCTCGTACCAGAAGAAGCCCTCCTCGTCGAGTGCGCGACCGAGCTTCAGCGCGTCGGCGAACGTCTCGAGTTCGCAGGCCGGGTCGTGCATCAGGTCCATCTCGTCGCCGACGCGCTCCCCGACGGCGTGGACCGCCTCGAGTTCACGCTCTAGGTCGCGCGAGCCCTCACTCCCGCCCCAGCCGTGGATCTTGAACGCCCCGTAGCCCATCTCGAGACACTCCTCGGCGAAGTCGGCGAAGGCCTCGGGCGTGTCGAGGCCGCCGTTCTCGTCGCCGTGGTAGGTCGACGCGTACGCGGGGAACGTCGTCCGGTACGTGCCCAACAGCTCGTGGATGGGCGCGTCGTAGTACTTCCCGGCGGAGTCCCACAGCGCGATGTCGATGGGGCCGATCCCCATCCGGTCGTACTTCCGGAGGGCGCGCTTGATCTCCGACCAGTGGTGTTCCCGCTCGAGCGGGTTCTTTCCGAGGAGGTAGTCCGCGAACATGTTGACCTGGGCCGCTCCGGGCGAGTTCCCGCCGACGTACTCCCCGGTGATGCCCGTGTCGGTGTGTATCTTGAGACCGAACAGTTTCCGTTCGGTCACCGAACCGGGTTCGTAGACGAGGTTGAACCCGTGCTGGTCCGTCCCCACGTCTTCGATAGGATAGGAGAACTCTACTGACTCGATGCCGGTAATCTCTGGCGCCATACGAGTAGCAAGAGATACCACCACAATAAACCTGCGTGCTTCCCCGCCGAGTACCGCGCCGCGTCCGGCGAACGTCTCAAGTCGTCCCGAGTCCCCTCCGAACCACCGGTGGATTCATCACGACATGGCGAGACGGTCCGCGTGCCATGGTAGGGCACACCGAATACGACTACACCGGCGAATCGGCAATCGTCACCGGGTCGACGAAGGGTATCGGCCGGGGCATCGCAGAGGGACTCGCCGACGCCGGGGCGAACGTCGTCGTCAACGGCCGCGACGACCAGGAGGTGGACGCGGTCGCCGACGAACTGGACGACCGCGGAGGCGGAAGCGCTGTCGGCGTCACGGCGGACGTCGGTGACCCGGCGGCGATAGAGCGCCTGGTCGACAGCGCCGTCGACGCCTTCGGAGAGATAGACCTCCTCGTGAACAACGCTGCGACGTGGCCCGAGGAGGAGTCGCTCGTCGAGTCGTCGCTGGACCAGTGGAACCGGACGATGGACGTCAACGTCCGGTCACAGTACTACGCCGCGAAGCTCGTCGCCGAACACATGATAGCCGAGGGCATCGAGGGCTGTATCGTCAACCACACGAGCCAGGCCGGCGACCGCCGCACCGGCCCCTTCGGCCTCTATGGCATCTCGAAGACGTCGATAAACGGCCTGACGTGGCGGATGGCCCAGGAGCTGGCCGAGCACGGCATCCGGATGAACGCCATCTCGACGGACGTGACCGAGACCGCACAGACCCGCTACGAGGCCGAACAGGCGGCGAAGGACCACCCGGACAGGACCGCCGAGGAGATACTCCGCGAGCGGGGAGAGAAGCGCCCCCTCGGCCGCCTCGGGCAACCCGAGGACCTCGCGGACGCGGTGCTGTGGCTGGGAAGCGACAGGGCCGACTACGTCGTCGGCGACATCGTCCGCGTGAGCGGCGGGGGGAACCTGGAGTAGTCCCGTGCGGGTCGTCGATACCCACACCCACACCTGGGGCCCGGACACCGAGGAACTGCCCTGGCCGGCGGAGATCCTGCCGCCGGGGTGGGAGGGCGCCTACACCGCCCACGACCTGATAGCCGACATGGACGCCGCCGGCGTCGAGGAGAGCGTCATGGTCACGACGCCGCTGTACGGCCGCGGCGTGCGAGCAAACGAGTACACGATGCGCTCCATCGAGGCCTACCCCGACCGCCTGTGGGGCGTCGGCCTGATGGACTTCTTCGGGGACGACCCCGAGCAGGTCCGTGCGGCCCTCCGTCGCGTCGTCGGCCACGACCGGATGCTCGGCGTCAGGATGCACGCCTGTCTGGCCTACGAGGAGCACGCCTCCGAGCTGGACCGGACGGCCGACTGGATCCTCGACGACACCCTCGAACCGGTCTGGGCGGAGGCCGCCGAGCTGGACACGTCGGTGTTCGTCTTCCCGAAGGCCCAACAGGTGTCGATGATAGAGACGCTCGCGGGCCGCTACCCGGACGTCCAGCTGGTCGTGGACCACATGGCCTTCCCGGACGAGACGACCGACCCCGACGAGGCCCCCTGGACCGACTTGGAGGCGCTCGCCGACCACGACAACGTCGCCGTCAAGGTGAGCTCGCTTCCCCGGTCGAGCGACCAGGGATGGCCCTACGAGGACCTCTGGGGGTACGTCCGCCACCTCGCCGACTGGTTCGGGAGCGAGCGGCTGATGCTCGGGTCGGACTACCCGTGGATGGACGACTGGGCCGACTACGAGGCATGCCTCTCCTGGGTCGAGGAGGTCCCGTCCCTCTCAGCCCGGGACTATGCCTACATGGCCCACCGGACCTTCGAGTCCATCCACGAGGGCTAGACTGGTAGCTCACCCTAGACGTTTATCGGGTCGCTGTGTCACAGGTCGGTATGACTGCGACCATCGAGCGCATCGAGACCGTCGAGTTCAGCTACCGGTTGCCCGACGTGGGGACCCCGCCCGGCGGGTTCGACGTCGTCTACGACCCCGGGAACACGATGGAGCGGCACCTCTTTGCCGTACGAGTCTCGTGTAGCGACGGCCTGACCGGCGAGTACGTCGGGAGCAACTCACCCGGCGCCGCCCAGATCAACACCGTCGCGGACTACCTGGTCGGGAAGGACCCGCTCGAGCGGGAACACCACTGGTCGGAACTCAAACGCGCGCTCCGGAAGTACGACCGGATGGGCATCGGCCCGCTCGACGTCGCGCTGTGGGACTACGCCGGCAAGCAGTACGACGCACCCATCCACGAACTGCTGGGGAGCTACCGCGACCGGCTCCCGGCGTACGCCTCGACGTACCAGGGCGACCGGAGCGGCGGCCTGGACTCGCCGGCGGCGTACGCCGATTTCGCCGAGTCGTGTCTGGACCGTGGCTACCAGGGCTACAAAGTCCACGGGTGGGACGGCGACTGGCGCGACCCCGACCTGCTCGAGGCGACAGTCCGGGCCGTCGGGGAGCGCGTCGGCGACGAGATGGACCTCATGGTCGACCCCGCGTGTGACCTCGATACCTTCGCCGAGGCGCTCCAGGTCGGACGGGCCTGTGACGACCACGGGTACCTCTGGTACGAGGACCCGTACCGGGACGGCGGCATCTCCCAGCACGGCCACCGCAAGCTCCGTCAGAAGCTCGAGACGCCGCTTCTCCAGACCGAACACGTCCGTGGCCTCGAGTCACATACGGATTTCGTCGCCAACGAGGCCACGGACTTCGTCCGCGCCGACCCCGAGTACGACGCCGGCATCACCGGGGCGACGAAGATTGCGAACGTCGCGGAAGGGTTCGGCCTTGACGTCGAGTTCCACGCGCCCGGCCCCGCACAGCGCCACGTGATGGCCGCGACTCGCAATGCCAACTACTACGAGATGGCACTGGTCCACCCGGACGCACCGAACACGACGCCGCCCGTCTACGATGGCGACTACCGCGACGACATCGACGCCGTCGACGACGCGGGGACGGTACCCGTGCCCGACGGCCCGGGACTGGGCGTCGACTACGACTGGGACTACATCGAGGCCAACGAGACCGGGCGACGGGAGTACCGCTGACCGCTGTCGACCGTCTCAGAGGTCCGTCGCCTGCTCGCTGCGTTCACCCTCCGGCATTCCGCCGACCATCCGCTTGACGATCTCGTCCTGGTCGAACCCCTCGGCGTCGATGGTGCCCGCGCTCTTGCCCTGGTGGAGGACGTGGATGCGGTCGGACGCCCGCTGGATGTAGTCGAGGTTGTGGGAGATGAGGATGATGGAGATGCCCTGTTCCTGCATGCGGTCGATGAGGTCGAGGACCCTGTCGGCGCCCTCTACCGAGAGCGCACTCGTCGGTTCGTCCATGATGACGATCTTCGGGTCCGACAGGAGCGTCCGGGAGATGCTGACGAGCTGTCGTTCCCCGCCAGAGAGGTTCGACACCTTCTCGTCGACGTCGACGCCGATCTCGAGGTCGTCGAGGAGTTCGCGGGCCCGCTTGCGCATCGCCGGTTTGTTGAGGACCCCGAACAGCCCCGAGGGCCCCGACACCGACTCGCGGCCGAGGAAGATGTTCTGGGTGACGGTGAGGTTACCGGCGATGGCGAGGTCCTGGAACGTCGTCTCGATGCCCAGGTCCTTCGAGGCGCGAGCGTTCGCTATCTCGACCACCTCGCCGTCGACGCGGATGGTCCCCGAATCCGGCTTGATCGCCCCGGCGAGACACTTGATGAGCGTCGACTTGCCGGCGCCGTTGTCGCCGGCCAGCGCGAGAATCTCGTTGCGGCGGAGTCTGAACGTGACGTCCGACAGCGCGACCACCTCGCCGTACGTCTTCGTGATGCCCTCCATCTCGACGATGTGGTCCACGTCGGCGGCTGTCGCCTGGCTCATGGCTGTGAAATGTCGACCGTAGAATAAAAACATTGGCCCGTTAGGGACCGTCAGGCAGCGAGCATACATGTCACTTCGTCCAAAGATTTACTAATGCGTCGCCTGAAGCAACCCAGCATGGCGCGTACGGCCGTCGACGTCGGTGCTGCCAGGGAGCAGGTCACGCTCAAAAAGATCAGTCAGTACGGGCCGATAATCGGCCTCGTGGGACTGTACGTCGCGTTCACGCTGTTGAACGACAGGTTTCTGACCGTCGGGAACCAGGTGAACGTCCTCCAGCAGGTGTCGATAATCGGCATCATGGCCATCGGCGTCACCTTCCCCATCCTCTGTGCGGAGATCGACCTGAGCATCGCGCAGGTGATGGAGGTCGGCGGCCTGACGATCGCGACGCTGGCTGTC
The DNA window shown above is from Haloarcula halobia and carries:
- a CDS encoding enolase C-terminal domain-like protein yields the protein MTATIERIETVEFSYRLPDVGTPPGGFDVVYDPGNTMERHLFAVRVSCSDGLTGEYVGSNSPGAAQINTVADYLVGKDPLEREHHWSELKRALRKYDRMGIGPLDVALWDYAGKQYDAPIHELLGSYRDRLPAYASTYQGDRSGGLDSPAAYADFAESCLDRGYQGYKVHGWDGDWRDPDLLEATVRAVGERVGDEMDLMVDPACDLDTFAEALQVGRACDDHGYLWYEDPYRDGGISQHGHRKLRQKLETPLLQTEHVRGLESHTDFVANEATDFVRADPEYDAGITGATKIANVAEGFGLDVEFHAPGPAQRHVMAATRNANYYEMALVHPDAPNTTPPVYDGDYRDDIDAVDDAGTVPVPDGPGLGVDYDWDYIEANETGRREYR
- a CDS encoding ATP-binding cassette domain-containing protein; the encoded protein is MSQATAADVDHIVEMEGITKTYGEVVALSDVTFRLRRNEILALAGDNGAGKSTLIKCLAGAIKPDSGTIRVDGEVVEIANARASKDLGIETTFQDLAIAGNLTVTQNIFLGRESVSGPSGLFGVLNKPAMRKRARELLDDLEIGVDVDEKVSNLSGGERQLVSISRTLLSDPKIVIMDEPTSALSVEGADRVLDLIDRMQEQGISIILISHNLDYIQRASDRIHVLHQGKSAGTIDAEGFDQDEIVKRMVGGMPEGERSEQATDL
- a CDS encoding amidohydrolase family protein, whose amino-acid sequence is MRVVDTHTHTWGPDTEELPWPAEILPPGWEGAYTAHDLIADMDAAGVEESVMVTTPLYGRGVRANEYTMRSIEAYPDRLWGVGLMDFFGDDPEQVRAALRRVVGHDRMLGVRMHACLAYEEHASELDRTADWILDDTLEPVWAEAAELDTSVFVFPKAQQVSMIETLAGRYPDVQLVVDHMAFPDETTDPDEAPWTDLEALADHDNVAVKVSSLPRSSDQGWPYEDLWGYVRHLADWFGSERLMLGSDYPWMDDWADYEACLSWVEEVPSLSARDYAYMAHRTFESIHEG
- a CDS encoding SDR family NAD(P)-dependent oxidoreductase; its protein translation is MVGHTEYDYTGESAIVTGSTKGIGRGIAEGLADAGANVVVNGRDDQEVDAVADELDDRGGGSAVGVTADVGDPAAIERLVDSAVDAFGEIDLLVNNAATWPEEESLVESSLDQWNRTMDVNVRSQYYAAKLVAEHMIAEGIEGCIVNHTSQAGDRRTGPFGLYGISKTSINGLTWRMAQELAEHGIRMNAISTDVTETAQTRYEAEQAAKDHPDRTAEEILRERGEKRPLGRLGQPEDLADAVLWLGSDRADYVVGDIVRVSGGGNLE
- a CDS encoding mandelate racemase family protein, coding for MAPEITGIESVEFSYPIEDVGTDQHGFNLVYEPGSVTERKLFGLKIHTDTGITGEYVGGNSPGAAQVNMFADYLLGKNPLEREHHWSEIKRALRKYDRMGIGPIDIALWDSAGKYYDAPIHELLGTYRTTFPAYASTYHGDENGGLDTPEAFADFAEECLEMGYGAFKIHGWGGSEGSRDLERELEAVHAVGERVGDEMDLMHDPACELETFADALKLGRALDEEGFFWYEDPYRDGGISQHGHRKLRQKLDTPILQTEHVRGLEPATDFVANEATDFLRADPEYDAGITGAMKRANVAEGFGLDVEFHAPGPAQRHCIAAIRNTNYYELALVHPDCPNTQPPVYEGDYSDMIDTVDENGMVEVPEGPGLGVDYDWDYIEENQTGSLHTYE